One genomic segment of Arachis duranensis cultivar V14167 chromosome 4, aradu.V14167.gnm2.J7QH, whole genome shotgun sequence includes these proteins:
- the LOC107485052 gene encoding receptor protein kinase-like protein ZAR1, which translates to MSVNLFLCFFSFSFFFVFLIQTVFSLSPDGVALLTLKSAVDPAGAAALANWNDGDATPCGWSGVSCSNISGDPDPRVVGVSLAGRGLRGYLPSELGTLLYLRRLNLHSNAFRGSIPSQLFNATALRSLYLHSNNLSGDLPPSLFSLRRLQNLDLSDNSLSGSIPNSLRNCSQLQRLVLARNRFSGKIPATPWPELREIIQLDLSANLLEGPIPDQIGELQSLTGTLNLSFNHLSGNVPESLGKLPVTVSFDLRNNNLSGEIPQTGSFSNQGPTAFLNNPNLCGFPLQKPCSGSAQSEPGSSPGSKRERSGSRSNKGLSPGLIVLISVADAAGVALIGLIIVYVYWKKKDGCNGCSCTGKAKFGGGENGKTRFLCCSLPCMNVGVLKSDDSELEEGEKGERGRGEGELVAIDKGFNFELDELLRASAYVLGKSGLGIVYKVVLGNGVPVAVRRLGEGGEQRYKEFAAEVQAIGKVKHPNVVKLRAYYWAPDEKLLISDFISNGNLTTALRGRNGQPTMNLPWSTRLRIAKGAARGLAYLHECSPRKFVHGDIKPSNILLDGDFQPRISDFGLNRLISITGNNPSNGGFMGGALPYFKPSQTEHTNNYKAPEARVPGSRPTQKWDVYSFGVVLLELLTGKSPDSTPAPSTSMEVPDMVRWVRKGFEQESPLSEMVDPPLLQEVHAKKEVLAVFHVALSCTEGDPEVRPRMKTVSENLEKIGS; encoded by the exons ATGAGCGTTAATCTCTTTCTctgtttcttctctttctcgtTCTTTTTCGTCTTTTTAATACAAACCGTTTTTTCTCTCTCCCCCGACGGCGTTGCACTTCTCACTCTAAAATCCGCCGTGGACCCCGCCGGCGCCGCTGCGCTTGCCAATTGGAACGACGGAGACGCCACTCCGTGCGGATGGTCCGGGGTCAGCTGTAGTAACATCTCCGGGGACCCTGATCCCCGCGTCGTCGGCGTCTCCCTCGCCGGAAGGGGCCTCCGCGGCTACCTCCCATCGGAGCTCGGTACACTTCTCTACCTCCGCCGCCTCAATCTCCACTCCAACGCCTTCCGCGGCTCCATCCCCTCCCAGCTCTTTAACGCCACCGCACTCCGATCCCTCTACCTCCACTCCAACAACCTCTCCGGCGACCTCCCTCCCTCCCTCTTCTCCCTCCGCCGCCTCCAGAACCTCGACCTCTCCGATAACTCCCTCTCCGGCTCAATTCCAAACTCTCTCCGCAACTGCTCACAGCTCCAGCGCCTTGTCCTCGCCAGGAACAGATTCTCCGGCAAGATTCCGGCGACACCGTGGCCGGAGCTCCGAGAAATCATTCAGCTCGACCTCTCCGCGAACCTCCTAGAAGGTCCAATCCCGGACCAGATCGGAGAGCTTCAATCCCTCACCGGAACCTTAAACCTCTCGTTCAATCACCTCTCCGGCAACGTTCCAGAATCTCTCGGGAAACTTCCGGTGACGGTTAGCTTCGATTTGCGAAACAACAATCTCTCCGGCGAGATTCCCCAAACAGGATCGTTTTCAAACCAAGGCCCCACGGCGTTCCTCAACAACCCTAACCTCTGCGGTTTCCCGCTTCAAAAACCGTGTTCCGGTTCGGCACAGAGCGAACCGGGATCAAGCCCCGGTTCAAAAAGGGAACGGTCCGGATCACGGTCTAATAAAGGGCTAAGCCCCGGTTTAATTGTTCTAATCTCAGTAGCTGATGCCGCTGGCGTTGCTCTAATTGGACTCATAATTGTTTACGTTTATTGGAAAAAGAAAGACGGTTGCAACGGGTGTAGTTGTACCGGTAAGGCCAAGTTTGGCGGTGGCGAAAACGGGAAAACGCGTTTTTTGTGCTGTTCTTTGCCATGCATGAACGTTGGGGTGCTGAAGAGTGATGATTCTGAATTGGAGGAAGGTGAGAAAGGGGAGCGCGGAAGAGGGGAAGGGGAACTGGTGGCGATTGATAAGGGATTTAACTTTGAGCTTGATGAGTTGTTGAGGGCTTCAGCTTATGTTCTTGGGAAGAGTGGGTTGGGGATAGTGTATAAGGTTGTGCTTGGGAATGGGGTTCCTGTGGCTGTGAGGAGGCTTGGGGAGGGTGGTGAACAGAGGTATAAGGAGTTTGCTGCTGAGGTTCAGGCTATTGGGAAGGTCAAGCACCCTAATGTTGTGAAGCTAAGGGCTTATTATTGGGCACCTGATGAGAAGCTCTTGATCAGTGATTTCATCTCTAATGGCAATTTGACCACCGCTCTTAGAG GGAGAAATGGTCAACCAACTATGAACCTTCCATGGTCAACCAGGCTGAGAATTGCCAAAGGAGCAGCCAGGGGTTTGGCCTATCTCCATGAATGCAGTCCTAGAAAATTTGTTCATGGTGACATCAAGCCCTCCAATATTCTCCTTGATGGGGACTTCCAACCCCGAATTTCTGATTTCGGCCTTAACCGGTTGATCAGCATCACTGGCAATAACCCCTCCAATGGTGGCTTTATGGGAGGAGCTCTTCCTTACTTTAAGCCATCACAAACAGAACATACCAACAACTACAAGGCCCCTGAGGCCAGAGTTCCAGGCAGCAGACCAACCCAGAAATGGGATGTATATTCATTTGGAGTCGTGTTGCTCGAATTGCTTACTGGGAAGTCCCCTGATTCTACTCCTGCCCCATCAACTTCTATGGAAGTTCCTGATATGGTGAGGTGGGTGAGGAAAGGGTTTGAACAAGAAAGTCCGCTATCCGAAATGGTTGATCCTCCTTTGCTTCAAGAAGTTCATGCCAAAAAGGAGGTACTGGCTGTGTTTCATGTAGCATTGTCATGCACTGAGGGAGACCCTGAAGTCAGGCCTAGAATGAAAACTGTGTCTGAGAATCTAGAAAAGATTGGATCATAG
- the LOC107485053 gene encoding protein DETOXIFICATION 44, chloroplastic isoform X1 encodes MASSQCHRFLCIHSLQLQPHHCYHPPFKSPTLIPKPYHCFSRIRIRIAPKASLKNNGATTTTTNDSVETSSLEDESSRISSSSDDSFAFLRRFGDGWLKFDELGKEILSIALPAALALAADPLTSLIDTAFVGHIGPAELAAVGVSTSVFNLVSKIFNIPLLNITTSFVAEEQALISKDSSQTDESDFGGKYQSKRHIPSVSTSLALAATLGIAETVLLSLGSGIIMNIMGIPADSPMRGPAENFLMLRAFAAPAIVIALAAQGTFRGFKDTKTPLYAVGAGNVLNAILDPILIFFFGLGISGAAVATVISEYLIAFILLWKLTGNVLLMPFHFDGRKILSYLKSGGLLIGRTVAVFLTLTLSTSMAAKQGPIPMAGHQICMQVWLPISLLTDALALAGQTLLASSYSQGNYEQARLITYRVLQIGLGTGITLSVILFFGFGSFSSLFTTDLEVLSVARSGILFVAGTQPVNALAFVIDGLYYGVSDYGYAAYSTMLVGLVSSIFLLVAAPELGLPGVWAGLFLFMTMRVLAGTWRLSSKNGPWSMIWYKDGGGD; translated from the exons ATGGCATCTTCTCAATGTCACCGCTTTCTTTGCATTCACTCTCTGCAACTTCAACCTCACCATTGCTATCATCCACCATTCAAATCTCCTACTTTAATCCCAAAGCCTTATCATTGCTTTTCTCGCATTCGAATCCGAATCGCACCAAAAGCTTCTTTGAAGAACAACGgtgccaccaccaccaccaccaatgaTTCCGTTGAAACTAGCTCCCTTGAAGATGAATCTTCTCGCATTTCGTCTTCTTCGGATGATTCCTTTGCTTTTCTTCGTCGATTCGG AGATGGGTGGCTTAAATTTGATGAACTGGGGAAGGAAATACTGTCCATTGCACTACCTGCTGCTTTGGCATTGGCAGCTGATCCACTTACCTCACTGATCGACACAGCTTTTGTGGGCCACATAG GACCTGCTGAATTGGCTGCAGTTGGGGTTTCAACTTCTGTGTTTAATTTGGTGTCAAAAATATTTAACATTCCTTTACTTAATATTACCACATCCTTTGTTGCCGAGGAACAGGCACTGATCAGCAAGGATTCCAGTCAAACTGATGAAAGTG ATTTTGGTGGCAAATACCAAAGCAAGAGGCATATTCCTTCAGTATCAACTTCTTTAGCACTTGCTGCTACTCTTGGAATTGCTGAAACTGTGCTTCTTTCCCTTGGTTCTGGCATCATTATGAACATCATGGGTATACCTGCT GATTCCCCTATGCGTGGACCTGCTGAGAACTTTCTTATGCTAAGGGCCTTTGCCGCTCCAGCAATTGTGATTGCATTAGCTGCTCAAGGAACTTTTCGTGGATTTAAGGATACAAAGACGCCTCTATATGCTGTTG GTGCTGGCAACGTTCTTAATGCGATATTGGATCcaatattaatattcttttttggtCTTGGCATTAGTGGTGCTGCAGTTGCTACAGTGATCTCTGA ATACTTAATTGCTTTTATTCTTCTATGGAAATTGACCGGAAATGTGCTCCTAATGCCTTTTCACTTTGATGGGAGAAAAATTCTCAGCTATCTGAAATCTG gtggtcTTCTTATTGGCAGGACTGTGGCTGTGTTTCTGACTTTGACACTGTCAACCTCTATGGCAGCTAAGCAGGGCCCTATACCTATGGCTGGTCATCAAATTTGCATGCAAGTTTGGCTGCCAATATCTTTGCTCACTGATGCTCTGGCACTTGCTGGTCAG ACACTTCTTGCCAGCAGTTACTCGCAGGGAAATTACGAGCAAGCACGCCTCATTACATATAGAGTATTACAG ATTGGTTTAGGAACAGGAATTACTTTGTCCGTGATCTTATTCTTTGGGTTTGGATCATTTTCAAGCTTATTTACCACAGACTTGGAAGTTCTGAGTGTTGCTCGGTCAGGCATATTG TTTGTGGCTGGAACTCAACCAGTGAATGCTTTGGCATTTGTCATTGATGGACTTTACTATGGGGTATCAGACTATGGTTATGCTGCGTACTCAACG ATGCTGGTTGGACTAGTTTCTTCAATCTTCTTGCTGGTAGCTGCTCCAGAACTTGGACTTCCTGGAGTCTGGGCAGGGTTGTTTCTCTTCATGACTATGCGTGTTCTCGCCGGAACATGGAG GTTGAGCAGCAAAAATGGCCCGTGGAGTATGATCTGGTATAAAGATGGCGGTGGAGACTGA
- the LOC107485053 gene encoding protein DETOXIFICATION 44, chloroplastic isoform X2, which yields MASSQCHRFLCIHSLQLQPHHCYHPPFKSPTLIPKPYHCFSRIRIRIAPKASLKNNGATTTTTNDSVETSSLEDESSRISSSSDDSFAFLRRFGDGWLKFDELGKEILSIALPAALALAADPLTSLIDTAFVGHIGPAELAAVGVSTSVFNLVSKIFNIPLLNITTSFVAEEQALISKDSSQTDESDFGGKYQSKRHIPSVSTSLALAATLGIAETVLLSLGSGIIMNIMGIPADSPMRGPAENFLMLRAFAAPAIVIALAAQGTFRGFKDTKTPLYAVGAGNVLNAILDPILIFFFGLGISGAAVATVISEYLIAFILLWKLTGNVLLMPFHFDGRKILSYLKSAKQGPIPMAGHQICMQVWLPISLLTDALALAGQTLLASSYSQGNYEQARLITYRVLQIGLGTGITLSVILFFGFGSFSSLFTTDLEVLSVARSGILFVAGTQPVNALAFVIDGLYYGVSDYGYAAYSTMLVGLVSSIFLLVAAPELGLPGVWAGLFLFMTMRVLAGTWRLSSKNGPWSMIWYKDGGGD from the exons ATGGCATCTTCTCAATGTCACCGCTTTCTTTGCATTCACTCTCTGCAACTTCAACCTCACCATTGCTATCATCCACCATTCAAATCTCCTACTTTAATCCCAAAGCCTTATCATTGCTTTTCTCGCATTCGAATCCGAATCGCACCAAAAGCTTCTTTGAAGAACAACGgtgccaccaccaccaccaccaatgaTTCCGTTGAAACTAGCTCCCTTGAAGATGAATCTTCTCGCATTTCGTCTTCTTCGGATGATTCCTTTGCTTTTCTTCGTCGATTCGG AGATGGGTGGCTTAAATTTGATGAACTGGGGAAGGAAATACTGTCCATTGCACTACCTGCTGCTTTGGCATTGGCAGCTGATCCACTTACCTCACTGATCGACACAGCTTTTGTGGGCCACATAG GACCTGCTGAATTGGCTGCAGTTGGGGTTTCAACTTCTGTGTTTAATTTGGTGTCAAAAATATTTAACATTCCTTTACTTAATATTACCACATCCTTTGTTGCCGAGGAACAGGCACTGATCAGCAAGGATTCCAGTCAAACTGATGAAAGTG ATTTTGGTGGCAAATACCAAAGCAAGAGGCATATTCCTTCAGTATCAACTTCTTTAGCACTTGCTGCTACTCTTGGAATTGCTGAAACTGTGCTTCTTTCCCTTGGTTCTGGCATCATTATGAACATCATGGGTATACCTGCT GATTCCCCTATGCGTGGACCTGCTGAGAACTTTCTTATGCTAAGGGCCTTTGCCGCTCCAGCAATTGTGATTGCATTAGCTGCTCAAGGAACTTTTCGTGGATTTAAGGATACAAAGACGCCTCTATATGCTGTTG GTGCTGGCAACGTTCTTAATGCGATATTGGATCcaatattaatattcttttttggtCTTGGCATTAGTGGTGCTGCAGTTGCTACAGTGATCTCTGA ATACTTAATTGCTTTTATTCTTCTATGGAAATTGACCGGAAATGTGCTCCTAATGCCTTTTCACTTTGATGGGAGAAAAATTCTCAGCTATCTGAAATCTG CTAAGCAGGGCCCTATACCTATGGCTGGTCATCAAATTTGCATGCAAGTTTGGCTGCCAATATCTTTGCTCACTGATGCTCTGGCACTTGCTGGTCAG ACACTTCTTGCCAGCAGTTACTCGCAGGGAAATTACGAGCAAGCACGCCTCATTACATATAGAGTATTACAG ATTGGTTTAGGAACAGGAATTACTTTGTCCGTGATCTTATTCTTTGGGTTTGGATCATTTTCAAGCTTATTTACCACAGACTTGGAAGTTCTGAGTGTTGCTCGGTCAGGCATATTG TTTGTGGCTGGAACTCAACCAGTGAATGCTTTGGCATTTGTCATTGATGGACTTTACTATGGGGTATCAGACTATGGTTATGCTGCGTACTCAACG ATGCTGGTTGGACTAGTTTCTTCAATCTTCTTGCTGGTAGCTGCTCCAGAACTTGGACTTCCTGGAGTCTGGGCAGGGTTGTTTCTCTTCATGACTATGCGTGTTCTCGCCGGAACATGGAG GTTGAGCAGCAAAAATGGCCCGTGGAGTATGATCTGGTATAAAGATGGCGGTGGAGACTGA